ACAACCGCTTTCGGCACCTCATAATTGCCGAGCGATTTTCTGCAGTGCGCAATCACCTCTTCCGCCGTAACGGTTTCGCCCGGTTTCGGAGTCACAAACGCGGTGACCGCTTCGCTCCAGAGCGGGTGCGGAAGTCCTACAACCGCACAGTTGGCAATTCTGGAATCGTTTAAAATCACGCCTTCCACCTTGACAGACGGTACGTTCTCGCCGCCGCTC
The sequence above is a segment of the Effusibacillus dendaii genome. Coding sequences within it:
- a CDS encoding class I adenylate-forming enzyme family protein: MFDADGQLIFVDRKKDMIKSGGENVPSVKVEGVILNDSRIANCAVVGLPHPLWSEAVTAFVTPKPGETVTAEEVIAHCRKSLGNYEVPKAVVILEQFPSTATGKIQKNVLRQMYAEYFADHSVHG